One genomic segment of Theobroma cacao cultivar B97-61/B2 chromosome 6, Criollo_cocoa_genome_V2, whole genome shotgun sequence includes these proteins:
- the LOC18595572 gene encoding auxin-responsive protein SAUR71: MNHGKMMKHQACHITRTKNFLGLWQFRAQHHPKLPVVPGKSHKILGSNYEEMSKESLLTAELSDGSNRGSVDPTQVPKGFIAVYVGPELRRFVIPMSYLSMPEFKILMDKVAEEFGFEQEGGLQIPCDEQHFEQILLKCTALQQMSKNKNKNNKKIIFT; encoded by the coding sequence ATGAATCATGGGAAGATGATGAAACACCAGGCTTGTCATATCACTCGGACAAAGAACTTTCTTGGGCTATGGCAATTCCGGGCTCAGCATCACCCTAAACTTCCGGTTGTTCCTGGGAAGAGCCATAAAATTTTGGGAAGCAACTATGAGGAGATGTCAAAGGAATCATTGCTGACGGCAGAATTATCCGATGGCAGTAACCGGGGTTCAGTGGATCCAACACAAGTTCCGAAAGGGTTCATAGCAGTTTATGTAGGGCCAGAGCTCCGTAGGTTTGTGATTCCAATGAGCTACTTATCGATGccagaatttaaaattttgatggaTAAAGTTGCAGAGGAATTTGGATTTGAGCAAGAAGGAGGACTACAAATTCCATGTGACGAACAACATTTTGAGCAGATATTGCTTAAGTGTACGGCACTCCAGCAAATGTCTAAGAACAAGAACAAGAACAATAAGAAGATTATTTTTACGTAG
- the LOC18595573 gene encoding auxin-responsive protein SAUR72, translating into MDSKKSNKIREIVRLQQILKKWKKLANAPKNISGSSSSQPTTSGSSKSIRFLKRTLSFTDVSAASADAVPKGFLAVCVGKELKRFVIPTEYLGHQAFGVLLRKAEEEFGFQQEGVLKIPCEVSTFEKILEMVQHRKDAIFSHDSGCNVDKEIIGCYSPDCEFTPNAHHPQMCR; encoded by the coding sequence ATGGATTCCAAAAAGTCTAACAAGATCAGGGAGATAGTCAGGCTTCAACAGATCCTCAAGAAGTGGAAAAAGCTAGCAAATGCACCCAAGAACATCAGCGGCAGCAGCTCTTCCCAGCCGACCACCAGCGGAAGCAGTAAAAGCATCAGGTTCCTGAAGAGAACACTATCCTTCACAGACGTTTCAGCAGCGTCAGCTGATGCAGTCCCCAAAGGGTTCCTGGCTGTGTGCGTGGGAAAAGAGCTGAAGCGATTTGTCATCCCCACTGAGTACTTGGGTCATCAGGCATTTGGGGTTCTGCTAAGAAAAGCGGAGGAGGAGTTTGGGTTTCAACAGGAAGGAGTGTTGAAGATCCCGTGTGAAGTTTCCACGTTTGAGAAGATCTTGGAGATGGTTCAACACAGAAAAGATGCCATCTTCTCGCATGACTCTGGCTGCAATGTTGACAAAGAAATCATTGGTTGTTACTCACCAGATTGTGAGTTTACACCGAATGCTCACCACCCTCAAATGTGTAGATGA